One window from the genome of Faecalibacterium sp. HTF-F encodes:
- the thyX gene encoding FAD-dependent thymidylate synthase: protein MMTVRLIAHTPEPEKVVAAAAKLCYSDAHITDLLDGLDEEKTAKFLTMLSDLGHASPIEHASFTFGIEGVSRTLLAQITRHRIASFSVQSQRYVRLDDFRYVVPPEIEAIPEAKAAFLASMEEDARRYLDLAHKLEEGHTARLMAEGMPEKQARAKASKQANEDARFVLPNACETKMVVTMNARSLQNFFHLRCCSRAQWEIRELAEKMFGLVYPVAPHIFAKSGPACVSGPCPEGKMCCGKTAEVRAKYASIKEAAGV, encoded by the coding sequence ATGATGACTGTTCGTTTGATCGCCCATACCCCGGAACCCGAAAAGGTAGTGGCCGCAGCGGCAAAGCTGTGCTATTCCGATGCCCACATCACCGATCTGCTGGACGGGCTGGACGAAGAAAAAACTGCAAAATTCCTGACGATGCTCAGCGATCTGGGCCATGCCAGCCCCATTGAGCACGCCAGCTTCACCTTTGGCATCGAGGGGGTCAGCCGCACCCTGCTTGCCCAGATCACCCGCCACCGTATCGCGTCCTTCAGCGTGCAGAGCCAGCGCTATGTGCGGCTGGATGACTTCCGCTATGTGGTGCCGCCGGAGATCGAAGCCATTCCGGAAGCAAAGGCGGCTTTCCTTGCCAGCATGGAAGAGGACGCCAGACGTTATCTTGATCTGGCTCATAAGCTGGAAGAGGGCCACACTGCCCGCCTGATGGCCGAGGGAATGCCCGAAAAGCAGGCACGCGCCAAGGCCAGCAAGCAGGCCAACGAGGACGCCCGCTTTGTGCTGCCTAACGCCTGCGAGACCAAGATGGTGGTCACGATGAACGCCCGCAGCCTGCAGAACTTTTTCCACCTGCGCTGTTGCAGCCGTGCCCAGTGGGAGATCCGGGAGCTGGCCGAAAAGATGTTCGGGCTGGTGTACCCGGTGGCACCGCATATCTTTGCAAAGTCCGGCCCGGCCTGCGTGAGCGGCCCCTGCCCGGAGGGAAAAATGTGCTGCGGAAAAACCGCTGAGGTGCGCGCAAAATATGCATCCATCAAGGAGGCTGCAGGCGTATGA
- a CDS encoding rod shape-determining protein, whose product MAQNDIGIDLGTTTIIIAQAGQGVVLNQPSVVAMDTRKNTVLEVGDKALAMVGRTPNYISAIFPLKDGVISDHTMTRELICRFVKQVYNSHMVKPRVAVCVPAAITGIESDAVVEAVVAAGARQVYLIDEPIAAALGSGIDITQPEGRMIIDIGGGTTDIAVLSLGGKVKATSVRVAGNHYDEEILKFVRNKYSVAIGQRTAEELKKNVACCPQKTDFHETMEIKGRSLLTGLPVRVNVSTDDLYDPVMMLSEQIGTAAHQVLEKTPPELAGDIYRNGVMLTGGGAQLHGLTEYLSEELKVEVTVSPDPVNCVALGTAMSLGLNDKLETGFMDATPRIGRR is encoded by the coding sequence ATGGCACAGAACGATATCGGTATCGACCTTGGTACCACCACCATCATCATCGCACAGGCGGGGCAGGGCGTTGTACTCAACCAGCCCAGCGTTGTGGCAATGGACACGCGCAAAAACACCGTGCTGGAAGTCGGCGATAAGGCTCTGGCCATGGTGGGCCGCACCCCGAACTATATTTCCGCGATCTTTCCGCTGAAAGACGGCGTTATCAGCGACCACACCATGACCCGTGAGCTGATCTGTCGCTTTGTCAAGCAGGTTTACAACTCCCATATGGTCAAGCCCCGGGTGGCAGTCTGCGTGCCTGCTGCGATCACCGGCATCGAAAGCGATGCTGTGGTGGAAGCTGTGGTGGCTGCTGGTGCCCGTCAGGTGTATCTGATCGACGAGCCCATTGCCGCCGCTCTCGGTTCCGGCATCGATATCACCCAGCCGGAGGGCCGCATGATCATCGACATCGGCGGCGGCACCACCGATATTGCAGTGCTGAGTCTGGGCGGTAAGGTCAAGGCCACCAGTGTGCGCGTGGCCGGCAACCACTACGACGAAGAGATCCTCAAGTTCGTGCGCAACAAATACAGCGTGGCCATCGGCCAGCGTACCGCTGAGGAACTGAAAAAGAATGTGGCCTGCTGCCCCCAGAAGACCGATTTCCACGAGACCATGGAGATCAAGGGCCGCAGCCTGCTCACCGGCCTGCCGGTGCGCGTGAATGTTTCCACCGATGATCTCTACGATCCGGTCATGATGCTCAGCGAGCAGATCGGCACCGCAGCCCATCAGGTGCTGGAAAAGACCCCGCCGGAGCTGGCCGGTGATATCTACCGCAACGGTGTCATGCTCACCGGCGGCGGTGCACAGCTGCATGGCCTGACCGAGTATCTGAGCGAGGAGCTCAAGGTGGAAGTGACGGTTTCGCCCGACCCCGTGAACTGCGTGGCGCTGGGCACGGCCATGAGTCTCGGCCTGAACGACAAGCTGGAGACCGGTTTTATGGACGCAACGCCCCGCATCGGCCGCCGGTAA
- a CDS encoding sodium ion-translocating decarboxylase subunit beta, which translates to MTQFIDTLVGIFQSSGFARFGEPGGYLYAIMICVGCFLLYLAIVKEFEPLILLPMAFGMILANLPGSGVIHMQYFVGDGLEHPMWVEILNNGGLADMLYMGVKLGIYPPLIFLGIGTMTDFAPLISNPKSLLLGAAAQFGIFGTYMGARLLTATGLVDFTQKQSAAIAIIGGADGPTAIFVTSRLAPELLGSIAVAAYSYMALVPVIQPPIMKALTSKKERSVVMKQLRTVSKTERIIFPIMVTIVVSLIVPDAAVLVGMLMLGNLMKECGVVDRIQKTAGNELMNIITIFLALSVGCTTSANTFLNTRTLFIIVLGLIAFSFGTAAGVLFGKLMYVLSGGQVNPLIGSAGVSAVPMAARVSQKVGQSENPSNFLLMHAMGPNVAGVIGSAVAAGILINIFG; encoded by the coding sequence ATGACACAGTTTATTGATACTCTGGTCGGTATTTTCCAAAGTTCCGGCTTTGCACGCTTCGGTGAGCCGGGCGGCTACCTGTACGCGATCATGATCTGCGTGGGCTGCTTTTTGCTGTACCTGGCCATCGTCAAGGAATTTGAGCCGCTGATCCTGCTGCCGATGGCATTCGGCATGATCCTGGCAAACCTGCCCGGCAGCGGCGTCATCCACATGCAGTATTTCGTTGGTGACGGTCTGGAACACCCCATGTGGGTGGAGATCCTGAACAACGGCGGTCTGGCCGATATGCTCTACATGGGCGTTAAGCTGGGCATCTACCCGCCGCTGATCTTCCTGGGCATTGGCACCATGACCGACTTCGCACCCCTGATCTCCAACCCCAAGAGCCTGCTGCTGGGCGCTGCCGCTCAGTTCGGTATCTTCGGTACTTATATGGGCGCTCGCCTGCTGACCGCTACCGGTCTGGTGGACTTCACCCAGAAGCAGTCTGCTGCAATTGCCATCATCGGCGGTGCAGACGGCCCTACTGCCATCTTCGTCACCTCCCGTCTGGCTCCTGAGCTGCTGGGCTCCATCGCTGTTGCAGCGTACAGCTACATGGCTCTGGTGCCCGTCATCCAGCCGCCCATCATGAAGGCTCTGACTTCCAAGAAAGAGCGTTCTGTCGTGATGAAGCAGCTGCGCACGGTTTCCAAGACCGAAAGGATCATCTTCCCCATCATGGTCACCATCGTGGTGTCCCTGATCGTGCCGGATGCCGCTGTTCTGGTCGGCATGCTGATGCTGGGCAACCTGATGAAGGAGTGCGGCGTTGTGGATCGTATCCAGAAGACCGCCGGCAATGAGCTGATGAACATCATCACCATCTTCCTGGCACTGTCCGTTGGCTGCACCACCTCTGCAAACACCTTCCTGAACACCCGCACCCTGTTCATCATTGTGCTGGGCCTGATCGCATTCTCCTTCGGCACTGCCGCAGGTGTGCTGTTCGGCAAGCTGATGTATGTGCTGAGCGGCGGTCAGGTGAACCCCCTGATCGGTTCCGCAGGTGTTTCCGCTGTGCCTATGGCTGCCCGTGTTTCTCAGAAGGTTGGTCAGAGCGAGAATCCCTCCAACTTCCTGCTGATGCACGCAATGGGCCCCAACGTGGCAGGCGTTATCGGCTCCGCTGTTGCTGCCGGTATCCTGATCAACATTTTCGGCTAA
- a CDS encoding ATP-dependent RecD-like DNA helicase, whose translation MAELEQIEGTVEDIIYENEDNGYTVFELSGGGVVTVVCGIVGELHAGESVVCRGRYENHATYGRQFHAQECETDMPKDLEAVYAFLASKSLPYIGAKTADKIIDLFGAEALEVIANDPARLTQVPGISADKADRIQQEFKRMFGMRELIAYLAQFEISPRRAMEVFRTFGPGAMQAIAANPYLLCGEPLQLDFRHADSIAQYYHMEGDCAQRLEAALLRTLRHNAGNGHTCLPRTQLLETAAGFIHQPPEKLAAALDECIRTEELRVKLFDGTPYIYLPDLLEAEEDIAARLAMLTKRGKNTARGLDKNIQILELTQGFAYAPLQKEAIRKAMTENCLVLTGGPGTGKTTTVNAILQLLEDQAERVALCAPTGRAAKRLSELTGRKASTIHRLLEVDYTGGVVSFIHNDKNLLKCDVVILDEMSMVDVKLFQALIAALRYSCRIIMVGDADQLPSVGPGNILGEVIRSGLVPTVCLNEIFRQAARSLIVENAHHIISSEPLQKGGRTDDFFFLESDGDAARKLVCDLVTTRLPRSYGFDPIRDIQVLCPTKLGPTGTQALNVELQNLLNPEQKGKPQLQSASRVFRVGDKVMQVRNNYEIIWNRIGGEQGVGAYNGDIGIVESINPRDRSMVVRMDDRRLIYPAENLGELEIAYAITVHKSQGSEFPAVILPVAQVPPRLCYRNLFYTGVTRARKLCIVAGRRDVVNRMMGNTRQNLRYSGLCYLLQAELPPEQMKTEE comes from the coding sequence ATGGCAGAACTGGAACAGATCGAAGGCACCGTGGAAGATATCATCTATGAAAATGAGGATAACGGTTACACCGTGTTTGAACTATCCGGCGGCGGGGTGGTCACGGTGGTGTGCGGCATCGTGGGGGAACTGCACGCAGGCGAAAGCGTGGTATGCCGCGGCCGGTATGAGAACCACGCCACCTATGGCCGCCAGTTCCACGCACAGGAGTGCGAGACCGATATGCCGAAGGATCTGGAAGCTGTCTACGCCTTTCTGGCCAGCAAGTCGCTGCCGTATATCGGAGCCAAAACAGCGGATAAGATCATCGATCTGTTCGGGGCTGAGGCACTGGAGGTGATCGCCAACGACCCGGCCCGGCTCACGCAGGTGCCCGGCATCTCTGCCGACAAGGCCGACCGTATCCAGCAGGAGTTCAAGCGGATGTTCGGGATGCGGGAGCTCATTGCCTATCTGGCTCAGTTCGAGATCAGCCCCCGCAGGGCGATGGAAGTGTTCCGCACCTTTGGGCCCGGGGCCATGCAGGCCATTGCGGCAAATCCCTATCTGCTCTGCGGCGAACCGCTGCAGCTGGACTTCCGCCATGCGGACAGCATCGCCCAGTATTACCATATGGAGGGCGACTGCGCCCAGCGGCTGGAAGCAGCCCTGCTGCGCACCCTGCGCCACAACGCAGGCAACGGCCATACCTGCCTGCCGCGCACCCAGCTGCTGGAAACGGCGGCGGGCTTCATCCATCAGCCGCCGGAAAAGCTGGCCGCAGCACTGGATGAATGCATCCGAACCGAAGAACTGCGGGTGAAGCTGTTCGATGGCACACCTTATATCTATCTGCCCGACCTGCTGGAAGCCGAGGAGGATATTGCTGCCCGGCTTGCCATGCTGACAAAACGGGGCAAAAACACCGCCCGTGGGCTGGATAAAAACATTCAGATCCTGGAACTGACGCAGGGCTTTGCCTATGCACCTTTGCAGAAGGAAGCCATCCGCAAGGCCATGACTGAGAACTGCCTTGTGCTCACCGGCGGCCCCGGCACCGGCAAGACTACTACCGTCAACGCCATCCTGCAGCTGCTGGAAGATCAGGCAGAGAGGGTGGCGCTGTGCGCCCCCACGGGCCGCGCAGCCAAGCGCCTGAGCGAACTGACCGGACGCAAGGCCAGCACCATCCACCGTCTGCTGGAGGTGGACTACACCGGCGGCGTGGTCAGCTTTATCCATAACGATAAGAACCTGCTCAAGTGCGATGTGGTCATTCTGGACGAAATGAGCATGGTGGATGTGAAGCTGTTTCAGGCCCTTATTGCGGCGCTGCGCTACAGCTGCCGCATCATCATGGTGGGCGATGCCGACCAGCTGCCCAGTGTGGGGCCGGGCAACATTCTGGGCGAGGTGATCCGCTCCGGGCTGGTGCCCACGGTCTGCCTGAACGAGATCTTCCGGCAGGCGGCGCGCAGCCTGATCGTGGAAAACGCCCACCACATCATCAGCAGCGAGCCGCTGCAGAAGGGCGGCAGGACCGACGACTTCTTCTTTCTGGAATCGGACGGCGATGCGGCCCGGAAGCTGGTGTGCGATCTTGTTACCACCCGCCTGCCGCGCAGCTATGGCTTTGACCCGATCCGGGATATTCAGGTGCTCTGCCCCACAAAGCTGGGCCCCACCGGCACGCAGGCGCTGAATGTGGAGCTGCAGAATCTGCTCAACCCGGAGCAGAAGGGCAAGCCTCAGCTGCAAAGCGCGTCCCGGGTATTCCGGGTCGGCGATAAAGTGATGCAGGTGCGCAACAATTACGAGATCATCTGGAACCGCATCGGCGGGGAACAGGGAGTGGGTGCCTACAATGGCGATATCGGCATCGTGGAGAGCATCAATCCCCGTGACCGCTCCATGGTGGTGCGCATGGATGACCGGCGGCTGATCTATCCGGCAGAGAACCTGGGCGAGCTGGAGATCGCTTACGCCATCACGGTGCACAAGAGTCAGGGCAGCGAGTTCCCGGCGGTGATCCTGCCGGTGGCGCAGGTGCCGCCGCGGCTGTGCTACCGCAACCTGTTCTACACCGGCGTTACCCGCGCACGCAAACTGTGCATCGTGGCAGGCCGACGGGACGTTGTGAACCGCATGATGGGAAACACCCGCCAGAATCTGCGCTACAGCGGCCTGTGCTATCTGTTGCAGGCAGAGCTGCCGCCGGAGCAGATGAAAACAGAGGAATGA
- a CDS encoding dTMP kinase yields the protein MSKGKLIAIEGLDGSGKATQAKLLAGYLAAQGLAVREVSFPDYGSDSSALVKMYLAGQFGQHPDDVNAYAASSFYAVDRYASYKKDWGSFYENGGIVIADRYTTSNAVHQCSKLPPEQWESFLGWLFEFEFHLLGLPVPDEVIYLQVDPAVSQKLMTQRYHGDESKKDVHEKDTEYLARSRRAAEYCAAHLGWAVVHCTSGDNMRSIEDIQAEVQKIVLKN from the coding sequence ATGAGCAAGGGAAAACTGATCGCCATTGAAGGATTGGATGGCAGTGGAAAGGCCACGCAGGCAAAGCTGCTGGCTGGTTATCTGGCCGCACAGGGCCTTGCGGTGCGCGAGGTGAGCTTCCCGGACTACGGCAGTGACTCCAGCGCCCTTGTAAAAATGTATCTGGCCGGGCAGTTTGGTCAGCATCCGGACGATGTGAACGCCTATGCGGCCTCCAGCTTTTATGCGGTGGACCGCTACGCCAGCTACAAAAAAGACTGGGGCAGCTTTTACGAGAACGGCGGCATCGTCATTGCAGACCGGTACACCACCTCCAATGCGGTGCACCAGTGCTCCAAGCTGCCGCCGGAGCAGTGGGAAAGCTTTCTCGGCTGGCTGTTTGAGTTTGAATTCCATCTGCTGGGCCTGCCTGTGCCGGATGAGGTGATCTACTTACAGGTAGACCCCGCCGTGAGCCAGAAACTGATGACCCAGCGCTACCACGGCGACGAGAGCAAGAAGGATGTGCACGAGAAGGACACAGAGTATCTTGCCCGCAGCCGCCGCGCCGCCGAGTATTGTGCCGCGCACCTTGGCTGGGCCGTCGTGCATTGCACCAGCGGGGACAACATGCGCAGCATCGAAGACATTCAGGCCGAAGTGCAAAAAATCGTTCTAAAAAACTAA
- a CDS encoding GNAT family N-acetyltransferase, with protein sequence MYRLMQPGDKPAVLALWQSQRNESEEFAKKAIEQFAGEQNVYVAEENDEIAAVALAVPVTLQGRTGTYLYGLCGEGSLILAGLVDYLCAQQKLRGAGFTVAVPTGPEQAAFLQDKGFAWAFPLRCLPREVERNLWSQAEFDSVTAKKLCELRERFWPDTVQFSPERMAVVLGDLYSAGATIVSTEQAYGIYFRKEDTLYFVELQADNDRAAEVLMEAAREKEVIVEKAVITVGAAQPLFLGEGKRQEYGMIRFDAEPFDVSESYMRLMLEN encoded by the coding sequence ATGTATCGTTTGATGCAGCCGGGTGACAAACCGGCAGTGCTGGCCTTGTGGCAGAGCCAGCGCAATGAATCGGAAGAATTTGCCAAAAAGGCCATTGAGCAGTTTGCAGGCGAGCAGAACGTCTATGTCGCAGAAGAAAACGACGAGATCGCAGCTGTAGCGCTGGCAGTTCCTGTCACGCTGCAGGGCCGCACCGGCACCTATTTATATGGCCTGTGCGGCGAGGGAAGCCTGATCCTGGCGGGCCTTGTGGACTATCTGTGCGCTCAGCAGAAGCTGCGCGGCGCAGGCTTTACGGTGGCCGTGCCCACTGGTCCGGAACAGGCTGCGTTTTTGCAGGATAAGGGCTTTGCATGGGCATTCCCACTGCGGTGTCTGCCCCGCGAGGTAGAGCGCAACTTGTGGAGTCAGGCGGAGTTTGACTCGGTCACAGCCAAAAAGCTGTGCGAGCTGCGGGAGCGTTTCTGGCCCGATACGGTGCAGTTCAGCCCGGAGCGCATGGCGGTGGTGCTGGGCGACCTCTATTCTGCCGGTGCAACCATCGTTTCTACAGAACAGGCATACGGCATCTATTTCCGCAAGGAGGACACTCTCTATTTTGTGGAGCTGCAGGCTGACAATGACCGCGCTGCCGAAGTGCTGATGGAAGCCGCCCGCGAGAAGGAAGTAATCGTGGAAAAGGCAGTCATCACCGTGGGCGCAGCGCAGCCGCTGTTCCTCGGCGAGGGCAAGCGGCAGGAATACGGGATGATCCGCTTCGATGCGGAACCCTTTGATGTGAGCGAAAGCTACATGCGTCTGATGCTGGAAAACTGA
- a CDS encoding OadG family transporter subunit, giving the protein MDLGFDVVVTITGIVLVFLILILLMAIITLEGKIFDSMGTKKKAAKEAAKAPAAKPAAPVQQAAAAPAPQVEEGIPGDVVAAIMAAIHAMGNGKYTLKAVRRSKNGWGNAGVNDTTAPF; this is encoded by the coding sequence ATGGATTTAGGTTTTGACGTGGTCGTTACCATTACCGGCATCGTACTGGTGTTCTTGATCCTTATCCTGCTGATGGCCATCATCACGCTGGAAGGCAAGATCTTCGATTCGATGGGTACCAAGAAAAAGGCCGCAAAGGAAGCCGCCAAGGCTCCCGCCGCAAAGCCCGCTGCACCCGTGCAGCAGGCCGCAGCCGCTCCCGCTCCTCAGGTGGAAGAGGGCATCCCCGGCGATGTGGTCGCTGCCATTATGGCTGCGATCCACGCAATGGGCAACGGCAAATACACCCTCAAGGCCGTGCGCCGCAGCAAGAACGGCTGGGGCAATGCGGGCGTGAATGACACCACCGCACCGTTTTAA
- a CDS encoding ATP-dependent helicase has translation MATDLTQEFCALRDTYIEKQFGRLNDMQRQAVFTTDGPLLILAGAGSGKTTVLVNRIANLIRFGSAHGSRQTPRPATEDDVKALRNAIMTGTAVPGWLDGMLRQNAVRSWNVMAITFTNKAAGELKERLRRMLGGEEGDEVFASTFHSTCVRILRRWAEEIGYPRSFTIYDTDDSQRVMKAVYKDLNVDDKFLPIKAAINQMSRWKDQLVSPEQALASPAKDTKGALTARIYAAYEKRLKEAGAFDFDDLIYQTVQLLAEHPDVREFYQNKYRYLLVDEYQDTSVAQFRLVSLLTGPERNICVVGDDDQSIYRFRGATIENILNFEKLYPGTKTIRLEQNYRSTSNILNAANCVIQHNTERKGKTLWTDNGEGDKVQVYTAENEQDEASHIADVIGQHLKAGGHLADHAILYRMNAQSAPIESYFTRAGIPHKIVGGQRFNDRKEVKDIHSYMSIVANPRDDVRLRRIINEPARKIGATTVEVIADLAGQEGVSMLDIISHADQYAKLSRAVMPLLKFWQIYQRLQDSLETRTLDEFAADVIELTGYKAMLEADAAKGHEDAADRLQNLGQLVNNVKNYCDQHGEEATLEGYLEDIALISDIDSYNESADQVVLMTIHSAKGLEFPYVFLIGMEEGVFPSEMSKYSEADLEEERRLAYVGITRAKKELYISNSVSRMLYGRTQRNEPSRFLREIEPEYIEETRSPVLEQRSRFGGWGDSYSDTVPGGASGYSGPSGWGRSASGYGNGYSAGSRSGYLNREYNAGESRGFGSAYANRGSSGGHGSGYGRSGGSTGYGAGYGSQYGSGNYSGAAQKKTEKHISFTGTPAQKPASAGPKHYEPGDIVEHKVFGRGQVVAVKPAAGDQIVEINFEKVGIKKTMANFAPLTKITAEE, from the coding sequence ATGGCAACAGATCTCACACAGGAATTCTGCGCTCTGCGCGATACCTATATCGAAAAACAGTTTGGCCGCCTGAACGATATGCAGCGGCAGGCGGTGTTCACCACTGACGGCCCGCTGCTCATTCTGGCCGGTGCGGGCAGCGGCAAGACCACTGTGCTGGTCAACCGCATTGCCAATCTCATCCGGTTCGGCTCAGCCCACGGCTCCAGACAGACGCCGCGCCCAGCCACCGAGGATGATGTGAAGGCTCTGCGCAACGCCATTATGACAGGCACTGCCGTGCCCGGCTGGCTGGATGGGATGCTGCGCCAGAACGCGGTGCGCAGCTGGAACGTAATGGCAATCACCTTTACCAACAAGGCGGCAGGGGAGCTGAAAGAGCGTCTGCGCCGGATGTTGGGCGGTGAAGAAGGCGATGAGGTGTTCGCATCCACCTTCCACTCGACCTGTGTGCGCATCCTGCGCCGCTGGGCAGAAGAGATCGGCTATCCCCGCAGCTTTACTATCTATGATACGGACGACTCCCAGCGTGTGATGAAGGCGGTCTACAAAGACCTGAATGTGGACGATAAATTTCTGCCCATCAAAGCGGCCATCAACCAGATGAGCCGCTGGAAGGATCAGCTTGTCAGCCCGGAACAGGCCCTCGCCAGCCCTGCAAAGGACACCAAGGGTGCGCTGACCGCCCGCATCTATGCCGCTTATGAAAAGCGCCTGAAGGAAGCTGGTGCCTTTGATTTCGACGACCTCATCTACCAGACCGTGCAGCTGCTGGCCGAACATCCGGATGTGAGGGAGTTCTACCAGAACAAATACCGCTACCTGCTGGTGGACGAATATCAGGATACCAGCGTGGCACAGTTCCGTCTGGTCAGCCTGCTCACTGGTCCGGAGCGCAATATCTGCGTGGTGGGCGATGACGACCAGAGCATCTACCGCTTCCGTGGGGCTACCATTGAGAATATCCTCAACTTTGAAAAGCTCTATCCCGGCACAAAGACCATTCGCCTGGAACAGAACTATCGCTCCACCTCCAATATCCTGAATGCCGCCAACTGCGTCATCCAGCACAACACCGAGCGCAAAGGCAAGACTCTGTGGACCGACAACGGCGAGGGCGACAAGGTGCAGGTGTACACCGCCGAAAATGAGCAGGATGAGGCCAGCCACATCGCGGATGTGATCGGCCAGCACCTGAAAGCGGGTGGGCATCTGGCAGATCATGCGATTCTGTACCGTATGAATGCCCAGTCGGCCCCCATCGAAAGCTACTTTACCCGCGCGGGCATTCCTCACAAGATCGTGGGCGGCCAGCGCTTCAATGACCGCAAAGAGGTCAAGGACATCCACTCCTATATGTCTATTGTAGCGAACCCGCGCGATGATGTGCGCCTGCGCCGCATCATCAACGAGCCTGCCCGCAAGATCGGTGCCACTACCGTGGAGGTCATTGCCGATCTGGCCGGGCAGGAGGGCGTGAGTATGCTGGATATCATCAGCCACGCCGACCAGTACGCAAAGCTCAGCCGTGCCGTAATGCCACTGCTCAAGTTCTGGCAGATCTACCAGCGCCTGCAGGACTCTCTGGAGACCCGCACACTGGACGAGTTTGCAGCCGATGTGATCGAGCTGACCGGCTATAAGGCAATGCTGGAAGCAGACGCTGCCAAGGGCCACGAGGACGCGGCAGACCGCCTGCAGAACCTTGGTCAGCTGGTGAACAATGTCAAGAACTACTGCGACCAGCACGGTGAGGAAGCCACGCTGGAAGGCTATCTGGAAGACATCGCCCTCATCAGCGATATCGACAGCTACAACGAGAGCGCAGATCAGGTGGTGCTGATGACCATTCACTCTGCAAAAGGCCTTGAATTCCCTTACGTGTTCCTCATTGGAATGGAAGAGGGTGTATTCCCCAGCGAAATGAGCAAGTATTCCGAAGCGGACCTTGAGGAGGAACGCCGTCTGGCTTATGTGGGCATTACCCGCGCCAAAAAGGAGCTGTACATCTCCAACAGCGTTTCCCGGATGCTCTATGGCCGCACCCAACGCAACGAGCCCAGCCGCTTTTTGCGGGAGATCGAGCCGGAGTATATCGAGGAGACCCGCAGTCCGGTGCTGGAACAGCGCTCCCGCTTTGGCGGCTGGGGCGACAGCTATAGTGATACGGTGCCCGGCGGCGCATCCGGCTATTCCGGGCCGTCCGGCTGGGGCCGCAGCGCAAGCGGCTATGGAAATGGTTACAGCGCGGGCAGCCGCAGCGGTTATCTGAACCGGGAGTACAATGCAGGCGAGAGCCGTGGCTTTGGCTCTGCCTACGCAAACCGGGGCAGCAGCGGCGGCCATGGTTCCGGCTACGGCCGCAGTGGTGGAAGCACTGGTTATGGTGCAGGCTATGGTTCTCAATATGGTTCTGGAAATTACAGCGGTGCAGCGCAGAAAAAAACTGAAAAGCATATTTCCTTTACAGGCACTCCTGCCCAGAAACCGGCCTCTGCCGGCCCCAAACACTACGAACCCGGCGACATTGTGGAGCACAAGGTGTTCGGCCGGGGTCAGGTGGTGGCCGTGAAGCCCGCCGCCGGAGATCAGATCGTGGAGATCAACTTTGAAAAGGTAGGCATCAAAAAGACCATGGCCAATTTTGCACCCCTCACCAAAATCACTGCGGAGGAATAA